The Paraburkholderia sp. ZP32-5 genome includes a window with the following:
- the fabD gene encoding ACP S-malonyltransferase, whose protein sequence is MKFAFVFPGQGSQAVGMLNAFADHALVRETVQEASDALNQDLGKLIAEGPAEDLNLTTNTQPVMLTAAYAVYRAWRQAGGPAPAIVAGHSLGEYTALVAAGALAFRDAVPLVRFRAQAMQTAVPVGVGGMAAILGLDDDTVRAVCAEASAAGVVEAVNFNAPAQVVIAGHKAAVEKACEVAKTKGAKRALPLPVSAPFHSSLLKPASDQLREYLASVEIQVPSIPVINNVDVAVVNEPAAIKDALVRQAAGPVRWVECVQAMAAQGVTHVIECGPGKVLAGLTKRIDGNLVGASLFDAASLEETLKLVTAG, encoded by the coding sequence ATGAAATTCGCGTTCGTTTTTCCTGGGCAGGGCTCGCAGGCGGTCGGCATGCTCAATGCATTTGCCGATCACGCACTCGTGCGCGAGACGGTTCAGGAAGCCTCCGACGCACTCAATCAGGACCTCGGCAAACTGATCGCCGAAGGTCCTGCCGAAGATCTCAATCTCACCACCAACACCCAGCCGGTCATGCTGACCGCGGCCTACGCGGTCTACCGCGCGTGGCGGCAGGCGGGCGGCCCGGCGCCGGCGATCGTCGCCGGTCATAGCCTTGGCGAATACACTGCGCTCGTCGCGGCGGGCGCGCTCGCGTTTCGCGACGCGGTGCCGCTCGTGCGGTTCCGTGCGCAGGCGATGCAAACGGCGGTGCCGGTGGGCGTTGGCGGCATGGCCGCGATTCTCGGTCTCGACGACGACACGGTGCGCGCGGTCTGCGCGGAAGCGTCGGCGGCTGGGGTCGTCGAGGCCGTCAATTTCAACGCGCCGGCGCAGGTCGTGATCGCGGGCCACAAGGCCGCGGTCGAGAAGGCTTGCGAAGTTGCGAAGACGAAGGGTGCGAAGCGCGCGCTGCCGTTGCCGGTCTCGGCGCCGTTCCACTCGTCGCTGCTCAAGCCCGCGTCGGATCAGTTGCGCGAATATCTCGCGAGCGTCGAAATACAGGTGCCGTCGATTCCCGTCATCAACAACGTCGACGTCGCGGTGGTCAACGAACCCGCCGCGATCAAGGACGCGCTGGTACGCCAGGCGGCCGGTCCGGTACGGTGGGTCGAATGCGTTCAGGCGATGGCTGCGCAGGGTGTCACGCACGTGATCGAGTGCGGCCCGGGCAAGGTCCTTGCCGGTCTGACCAAGCGTATCGACGGCAATCTCGTCGGCGCATCGTTGTTCGATGCAGCGTCGCTCGAAGAAACACTGAAACTCGTGACGGCAGGCTGA
- a CDS encoding beta-ketoacyl-ACP synthase III, with product MAQSTIYSRVLGTGSYLPPQRVTNQDLAERLAKQGVETSDEWIVARTGIHARHFADPDVTTSDLALIASQRAIEAADIDPQSIDLIVVATSTPDFVFPSTACLLQNKLGIKNNGAAFDIQAVCSGFAYAVATVDSLIRSGQHRTALVIGAETFSRILDFNDRTTCVLFGDGAGAVILQASDEAGVLSSALHADGSYSNILCTPGNVNGGVVAGSAFLHMDGQAVFKLAVNVLEKVAIEALEKADLKPEQIDWLIPHQANIRIMQSTCRKLGLPQERMVVTVGEHGNTSAASIPLAFDVAVRDGRIKRGQNVLIEGVGGGFTWGASVIRY from the coding sequence ATGGCTCAATCCACTATCTATTCCCGTGTGCTGGGTACCGGCAGCTATCTGCCGCCGCAGCGCGTCACCAATCAGGATCTGGCCGAGCGTCTCGCAAAGCAGGGTGTCGAGACGAGCGACGAATGGATCGTCGCGCGCACGGGCATCCATGCGCGTCACTTCGCCGATCCGGACGTCACGACCAGCGACCTCGCGCTGATCGCGTCGCAGCGCGCGATCGAAGCGGCGGACATCGATCCGCAGTCCATCGACCTGATCGTCGTCGCTACGTCTACGCCTGACTTCGTCTTTCCGAGCACGGCCTGCCTGCTGCAGAACAAGCTCGGCATCAAGAACAACGGCGCCGCGTTCGACATACAGGCCGTGTGCTCCGGCTTCGCATATGCGGTAGCGACGGTGGACAGCCTGATCCGCAGCGGCCAGCATCGCACGGCGCTCGTGATCGGCGCGGAGACCTTCTCGCGGATTCTCGACTTCAACGACCGTACCACCTGCGTGCTGTTCGGCGATGGCGCGGGCGCAGTGATCCTGCAGGCGTCGGACGAGGCGGGCGTGCTGTCGAGCGCACTGCACGCGGACGGCAGCTATTCGAATATTCTCTGCACGCCGGGTAACGTGAATGGCGGCGTGGTCGCCGGCAGCGCGTTCCTGCACATGGACGGCCAGGCGGTGTTCAAGCTCGCGGTCAACGTGCTCGAGAAAGTCGCGATCGAAGCGCTCGAGAAAGCCGATCTGAAACCTGAGCAGATCGACTGGTTGATTCCGCATCAGGCCAATATTCGCATCATGCAAAGTACCTGCCGCAAGCTTGGTTTGCCGCAGGAGCGCATGGTGGTCACCGTGGGCGAGCACGGCAATACGTCGGCGGCGTCCATTCCGCTCGCATTCGACGTCGCGGTGCGCGACGGTCGCATCAAGCGCGGCCAGAACGTGCTGATCGAAGGCGTCGGCGGCGGCTTCACATGGGGTGCGTCGGTCATTCGCTACTGA
- the plsX gene encoding phosphate acyltransferase PlsX — MTVKLTIDCMGGDHGPSVTVPAAVNFVRSHPDAHLLLVGIETAIRAQLKKLKAQDLPALTVVPASEVVAMDDPVEVALRKKKDSSMRVALNRVKEGEAQACISAGNTGALMAVSRYVLKTLSGIERPAIAFALPNPHGYTMMLDLGANVDCEPQHLLQFAEMGHALVSALEGKERPTIGLLNIGEEVIKGNDIIKRAGELLRASTLNFHGNVEGDDIYKGTVDVIVCDGFVGNVALKTSEGLAQMLSNIIKEEFGRSWLTKVMAVLALPVLMRFKKRVDHRQYNGAALLGLRGLVIKSHGSADAYAFEWAIKRGYDAVKNGVLERLARAMEENAGSLEQAARDASGAGHASPIAGQPAEPYAAQSSKA, encoded by the coding sequence ATGACAGTAAAGCTCACGATAGATTGCATGGGAGGCGACCACGGCCCGTCCGTGACCGTTCCCGCTGCCGTCAACTTCGTTCGTTCGCATCCCGACGCGCATCTGTTGCTCGTCGGCATTGAAACTGCGATTCGTGCGCAGCTGAAGAAGTTGAAGGCTCAGGATCTGCCGGCGCTGACCGTCGTGCCCGCTTCCGAGGTCGTCGCGATGGACGACCCGGTCGAGGTCGCGCTGCGCAAGAAAAAAGATTCGTCGATGCGCGTGGCGCTGAATCGCGTCAAGGAAGGCGAGGCGCAAGCCTGCATTTCCGCCGGCAACACCGGCGCATTGATGGCGGTCTCCCGCTATGTGCTCAAAACACTGTCGGGCATCGAACGCCCGGCTATCGCGTTTGCACTCCCCAATCCCCACGGCTACACGATGATGCTCGACCTGGGCGCCAACGTCGACTGCGAGCCGCAGCACTTGCTGCAGTTCGCCGAGATGGGGCACGCGCTCGTGTCCGCGCTCGAGGGCAAGGAGCGGCCCACCATCGGGCTGCTCAACATCGGCGAAGAAGTCATCAAGGGTAACGACATCATCAAACGTGCCGGCGAACTGCTGCGCGCGAGTACACTGAACTTTCACGGCAACGTCGAAGGTGACGACATCTACAAGGGCACCGTCGACGTAATCGTCTGCGACGGCTTTGTCGGCAACGTCGCGCTGAAGACTTCGGAAGGTCTCGCGCAGATGCTCTCCAATATCATCAAGGAAGAGTTCGGCCGCTCGTGGCTCACCAAGGTGATGGCGGTGCTCGCGCTGCCGGTATTGATGCGTTTCAAGAAACGCGTCGATCATCGGCAATACAACGGTGCCGCGCTGCTCGGCTTGCGCGGTCTGGTGATAAAAAGCCACGGTTCCGCCGATGCCTACGCGTTTGAGTGGGCCATCAAACGCGGGTATGATGCCGTCAAAAACGGCGTGCTGGAGCGCCTTGCGCGAGCAATGGAAGAGAACGCGGGTTCTCTCGAACAGGCGGCGCGCGACGCAAGCGGTGCGGGTCACGCAAGCCCGATCGCAGGCCAGCCGGCCGAGCCCTACGCTGCGCAATCCTCGAAGGCATAA
- the rpmF gene encoding 50S ribosomal protein L32 → MAVQQNKKSPSKRGMHRSHDFLTAAPLAVEPSTGEVHLRHHISPNGYYRGKKVVKTKND, encoded by the coding sequence ATGGCAGTTCAACAAAACAAGAAGTCGCCGTCGAAGCGAGGCATGCACCGTTCGCACGATTTCCTGACGGCAGCGCCGCTGGCCGTTGAGCCGAGCACCGGCGAAGTGCATCTGCGTCACCACATCAGCCCGAACGGCTACTATCGCGGCAAGAAAGTCGTCAAGACGAAGAACGACTAA